The DNA region actgtctgagagtctgggggaggcagattcacacagtgagttgtttggatctggaatacactgagagtgtggtggaggccaaTTCTCAAAGCGAGTGATCGGATCTGAAATGCACTTTTTtacaattcattcgtgggacataggcatcgctggctggccagcatttattgtccatccctagttgcccttgagaaggtggtgcctttttgaatcgctgcagttcatgttctgtgggttgacccacaatgcccttagggagagaattccaggattttgacccagcgactgtgaaggaacagtgatatatttccaagtcaggatggtgagtggcttggaggggaggaacttgcaggtggtggtatctgctgcccttgtccttctagatggaagtgatgatggatttggaaggtgctgtctaaggatctttggtgaattgctgcagtgcatcttgtagatagtacacactgctgttactgagtgtggatggtggagggattgaatgtttgtagatgtggtgccaatcaagcgggctgctttgtcctggatagtatcaagttttttgagtgttgtcggagctgcccctatccaggcaagtggggagtattccatcacactcctgacttatgccttgtagatgcagtcaggaggtgagttactcgccgccgtattcctagcctctgacctgctcttgtagccactgtgtttatgtggtgagtcgagttgcgtttctggtcaatggtaaccccaagaatgttgacattgggggattcagtgatggtaacagcaTTGAATGTCAacgggcggtggttagagtgtctcttattggtgatggtcattgcctggcatttgtgtggcacgaatgttatttgccacttgtcagtccaagcctgattattgtccagatcttgttgcatttgaacatggactgttctagtatctgaggagtcgcgaatggttctgaacattgagcaatcattggcaaacatccccacttctgaccttatgatggagggaagggcctaggatactaccctgagggactcctgcagagatgtcgtggagTTGAGATGACCGGCCCTtcacaaccataaccatcttcctatgtaccaggtatgattccaaccagcggagagtttgacccgtgatacccattgattccagtttcgccagggctccttgatgccacacttggtcgaatgcagccttgatgtcaagggctgtcactcccacctcatctctggaattcaactcttttattcatgattgaaccaaggctgtaatgagttcaggagctgagtgatcctggcgaaacccaaactgggtgtcactgagcaggttcttgctgaacaggtgctgcttgatagcactgttgatgatcccttccatcgctttactgatgatcgagagtagactgattgcacggtaattggctgggttcgaTTTGTCTCGCTTTTTGTGTGTAGGAcgcacctgggcaattttccacattgttgggtagatgccagtgttgtaactgtactggaagagcttgggtAGGGGAgagacaagttctggagcacaagtcttcagtattattgctggaatgttgtcagggcccaatgcctttgcagtatccagtgcctccaaccgtttcttgatatcatgtggagtgaatcgaattggctggaaactggcatctgagatgctggggaccactggaggaggctgagatggatcatccatgcggcacttctggctgaagattgctgcaaatacttcagccttttgcactgatgtgctgggctcctccgtcattgaggatggggatatttgtgcaacctcctcctccagtgagttgtttaattgtccaccaccattctcgactggatgtggaaggactgcagagcttcgatctgatccgttggttgcgggatcgcttagctctgtccttCACTTGCTGTCTTTGCCATTTGGcatacaagtagtcctgtttggtagcttcaccaggttgactcctcatttttaggtgtgcctggagctgctcctggcatgccctcctgcactctccattgaaccagggttgatcccttggcttgatggtaatggttgagtgtgggatatgccaggccatggggttgcagattgtgctgtagtacaattctgctgctgttgatggcccacagtgcctcatggatgcccagtcttgagttgctagatcggtatgaagtctgtcccatttagcatggtgatagtgccacacaatacgatggaggttattctcaatttGAAGGCGGgtcttcgtctccacaaggactgtgcggtggtcactcttactgatattgtcatggacagatgcatctgcagctgacagattggtaaggatgaggtcaagtatgttatttcctcttgttggttccttcacccccTGCTGCAAAcccagtctgagagtgtggtggaggcaggttcacacagtgaatggttaggatctggaatgtactgtcttaGAGCATGGTGGAGCCAGGTTCAATCAAGACATTAATGATGGAATTGTATGATCTGATTTGAGTCTTTGAAACATCAATATCCATTTAAATAGAGTCCAACTTGGCTGAATATGTGCTGTACAAATTAACTTttcatttccttcattttgtttgtCTTGACTTTGTGATGAAGTCCTTTAACTAGAGAAACCTTGTCTTTTTTTTGTATAGTGAGTTTATTACTGCATGTTTCAATTAACAAGGTATATTCCTATTTAATGCTGTgaactatgggcggcacggtagcacagtggttagcactgctgcttcacagctccaaggtcccgggttcgattcccggctcgggtcactgtctgtgtggagtttgcacattctcctcgtgtctgcgtgggtttcctccgggtgctccggtttcctcccacagtccaaagatgtgtaggttaggttgattggccaggttaaaaaaaaaaaatgccccttaggatcctaaaatgcgtaggttagagggattagtgggtaaaatatgtgggggtagggcctgggtgggattgtggtcggtgcagactcgatgggccgaatggcttccttctgcactgtaggatttctatgataggGAGAATGCTGTGAGGTGGTACTATCACACATCACAGCTGAAAGGTTCATCCCCTGTACGTTTCCTCAAATATCTCAGGAGGCTCAAAGACACCAGGAAATCTTTAACACAAATCTCACTTGAAGGGTTTCTCTTGCATGTAACTGCCCGTGTGTTAACAGAGCTTGTAACAGATGCACCTTGGGAGTTAAGAGATCTttagaattccctccttaaaccccTCTGCATCtttatctctctcccctcctttacAACAGTCTTTAAATCCCAAATCTTTGACCATATTTTTAATCATTCCCTCCTAATACCTCTTTCTTTGTCTCGGGTGATAATCTTTCTCGGATTAAGTCTctatgaaacactttgggatgtttgaCTATGTTAAAGCGCtctataaatacaagctgttgtcCTCTCACATTCCTTCCAatcctcaaggtactgacctgGAGTACAGACTGTGGACATTGATTGGCCTCTAGTGCTCTTTGAGTGGCCATTCAGCATGTGTAGACCCAGACAGTGAATGTTGTGAGACAATGGAGACTGACACAGCCGAGACACATCCTGCCCTCCCCCTGACTTCCCAGCTGGGCTCACTGATGAGGAACGGGATTCCTGGATGATTCTCCCTTTCCATAGTTGAGAAATGCTGATGCTAATTGAAGTACCTCCATTACTACCCCAGGAATGGTTCCTTCCTTGGGTGCTGGTAGATGAGAAGTTGAAGCCTTTCTAACCATTGAGTATCTGATTGCCTtcttggtcagagtgagagtcagtgagtgacttGTATCTGATGCTGCACTGAAAGGATGCTGAGTTTATATGGGAGCTTCTATACACAAATTGATGTCTTCTTTTGGTGATGTTTGGCGATCTGGTCAAAGGTTAAATTGACCTTCTTGAAACAATTGGACTGATGGTGAGAGAGGTTGGAGACAGACACTGCTGAGATAGACAGTGCCTTGGAAGGACAGTTTCTGTGGGAGCACTGGAAGTTGAAAAACACAGACAACTCTAAATGTAAGTGAAGCAGGTGAGCTGGTTCCAGGTCCATGTGGAGATGTTAGTGTTTGGCGAGAGAGGAGTAGATGAAACAATTCTGACATACGTCACACTGGAAGCGGTTGTCACCCATGTGGGTTCACTGATGCTCTGGGAGAACCAACAAAATGTGAAGGCTTTATTACAGAATTCGCACCAAtagggtttctcccctgtgtgaatgtgttGATGGATCAggagaaacactgactgtgtgaaAGCCTTGTCACACCTGAACGGTTTTTCTCCTCAATGTGGTATTGCTGGTGTTCCAGGAGGGTCAAAGACAAAAGCTTTTGTTGAAAACCTCAGATCTGAAtgattcctccccccctcccccccccccccccccccccctgccccccgccaccccaccctccaccaccatttGGGTCCTTTAATACATCAGGAGCTTTATTGAGTTTGTGAAGGCTTTGTCACGCAGCTCCTACTTCAATGGCTTCTCCCCTATGTAAATATGTTGGtgtatgtggaaaagtgtgagaatgATTCGTTGTActtgtatggtttctccccagtgtgaatgcccAGTGTTAACATATTAAACCTGATGGACATGCAATGCCACCATTAAACAGCTTTTCTTTACCTGGATGAGTCAGTGTTTCACGAGTGTTACTGACAATGTAAATGTTCGGTTGCACGTCTCAGAACTGAATGCTTTCTCTCCTGTGAATAGTCTGGTGTATCAGAAAGGCTGTCGACCTTGTGAAGACTTTATCACACCTCTCACACTTTTTGTAGACAGATTTTAAACAGATTTTTCTCAATGCAGTCAGCATATCAGAAATATCAATCACTGTGAAGGTTGGTGAATTCCCCTGTGTGAATTCACTGGTGTGCACAGAGGTTTGATGGCTGAATGAATGATTGGTCACACACCTCACATCTGAATGGTCTGTCCCTTGTGTGAAGGTGCTGGCGATTCACCAGAGTGGATAATTGTGCATAGCCCTTATTACACACCACACACTTGACTGGTTTCTCCCCAGAGTAAATGCGTTGGTGTATGAAGAGACTCAATGACTGCATGAATGATTTATTGCACACttcgcaggtgaatggtttctcaccTGTGTGACCATGTTGGTGAGTGCAGAGGTTCGAAGAGCACATGAAGGATTTGTTGGACATGTCACATGGGAATGGCTTTTCCCATGTGAATGCGCGGTGATGTACGAGCGTCGATGACTGTGTGAAGGCTTGAccacacacctcacacttgaagggtttctcccctgtgtgaatccaCTGATGTGTCAGTAGATCAGAGGATTTGGAAAAAAGACAACACACAAACATCACACCTGAATAATTTCTTCCCCATGTGATTCATCTGGTGTCTCAGGACATTCGAAGATTTCACAAACACTTTGTCACAAACCTCACATTTGAACTGTTTCTCTCCTTTGTGAAATGATTGTTGTGGGTGAAACTGAGATGAGCATGACTATGGAGTCTCTTCTATATGGCTGTCCTTCTGTGAACAGTCATTCTCACAGGTGCATGTTGAGATTTAGGGACTTGAATGAGCCTGTGGAGCCCTCTTCAAATACCTCACACCTGTTGGAATGATTCAAAGGTTCATGAGGCTGGATGAAGGATTGAAACTCTCACCACACTTGGAGCCACTCACACTTATTCCCAGCCTCACCCTAACTGATCACCCACAGCTGAACCTTTAGAAAAGTTGGTTCTTATGCACACCACTGACCAGTTTCAGATCTGATGATACATCAAGGCTCCCCTGACCTGACCAATTTCCAGATGATGGTTTCATTACCCAACCTCCTCTGTTGTGAAGGGGCTGGAAGTCTTCCCACAGTTGGATAGTTGTTTCTTGGGTGATGGTCAAGATCTACCGTGTCTATCCTTTTTGTACAGAATGCCAGCGGAATGCATAGGTCGTGACACCGCCACATCGACAAGTATTATGTATGCCCTTATAGATTGGGTTGCGTAAAGAATTACGAGGTTggcttggtaacttgaacagTGGGAGTTCTCTATTTAAAGTGTGAACTCATTCACAGTCAGTAAGGTTGGGTCCCACACTGTTGAGTAGCCCCAAGAAACAACGAATACACATATATCACCGGGtcaatctctgcttttcaattcgatTCAGCCGCTCGGACTCGCGCTTCCTCACATCCCAACTCCCGAACGCTGGGAGCCAACCGCCGCTGCGCGCGGCAGAACTACAACTCCCATCAGGCACCGCggactcgcgctctctctctctctctctccctcgcgcccccatTCTATACTGCCGCTCCTCACTGCGCAGTCCCGGAAGGACACATGCAGCATGGGTAATATGGGTAATAATCTGTAGTTCCGACCAGGTGAGGGTCTCTGCGGCTGCAGAGACCTGGGCAGAGCCATTTCCCCCGCCTTTTACAATGTGATTGGCTATGCAAACTGATTGACATATCTATTGTGGGCAGGACTAGTTTCCTCTCGCTGAGTGGCTGCGAAAACCTTCAATGAATGCGCTGAGCTGTTGATaggagctgtgtgttggatattgcgtgtgtttattagaagcatttcccttctgatttacaagctgaGTTCTGTTGATGGGTCATTACTGAATACGAGAAGGTGAGGTGTAATTATCTGGCAGGGGCAGAGACACATTCATTTTAATGTCTTATTTAAAGATTTTACCCGAAGGCCTCGGCCTTTCCTAAAGGCCTGGGCTTGGATTTGATGGTTTTGCCCAGTGCTGTGTCTGATAGCTCAATTTGGGATGTGCAGTCTGAGTGAGTGTAACATGTCTAATTTCCCGGAGAATGGCAGACTGGCACTCACTGTGGAACAATCTCTGAGGAGTCAGCTCGTTCTGCAAAGGAGGTGAGGGAGATGCAGGAAATCATGTTTCTttttcctgttttacagaaggATTGCACAGTACTACACCAGGGAATGCAGAGAGAATAGACACTGCAGGTAGATCCTGACCATCACCCAAGCAACAACTGTGGGAAGACATCCATTCCCTTCACACTATTGCTCAACACAGAGAAGGTTGGGGAGTGAACCCATCATCTGGAAATCGGTTGGGTCAAAGAGCTTTGACATAACATCAGATCTGAAATTTGTCAGTGGTGTGGCACCTTGCATCAGAGCCAATGTTTCCGAAGTTTCAGTTGGGCGATCAGTCAGGGTGAGATTGGGAAACATGTGAGTGGCTCCAAGTGTGGTGAGAGTTTCAATCATTAattgatttttacagtaacttcattgcagtattatttGTGgtacgaatgaataaactttaaactgaggtCCATGAACCATTGATTCATTCCTACAGATGAGAAACTGTTCAAGTGTGAAGAGGACTCCACAGGCTCATACAATCTTTTAACACACAAGTTGTATCCCTTGTATGACTGTTAACAGAAGGACCGCCTCATGGAAGGGAAATCATTCAAGTATGAGGTGTGTGATCAAACCCTCACACAGACATCCAAGCTTGTGAGACATCAATGTGTTCTCGCTGTGGAGAAGGCATTTCAGTGTGAGGTGTGCAACAAATCATTCTCAGCCTTATCGAACCTACGTGTACatcaacgcattcacacaggggagaagccatacacgtgtgaggtgtgtgacaaagcCTTCACACAATTATCAAGCCTCCAGGTCCATCAGACAatccacacaggggagaaacccttcaagtGTGAGTTTTGCGATAAAGCTTTTGCGACGTCTACAAGGTTCCTGGAACATCAGAgcactcacacaggggagaaaccattcacatgtgaGGTGTGTGGCAAATCATTCTCGCGTTCATCTCACTTTCGCATACACCAacgcgttcacactggagagaaaccgttCATTTGCGAAGTGTGCAAGAAATCATTCTCACGGTCATCGAACTTCCGtgaacaccaacgcattcacactgggaaaAAGGCATTCCAGTGTGAGGTGTGTAATAAATACTTCACACAGTTATCAGGCCTGGTGAAGCATcggcacattcacacaggggagaggaaaACATTCACGTGTGATGTGTGTAATAAAGACTTTGAACAATTATGGGCCATGTTGGCTCATCATCGCATTCACACAGCAGGGAAACCAAGTGAGTCGTGTGACTGAGTCTCACACAGTAGGAACATTCATGAAACACTGATGCATCCACACTGAATTTACGTACCAACAGATGGAGTAGGCTATTCtgtccctcaagtctgctccatcatttgatAAGGTGATGCCATTGTGGaatcaaccccactttcctgcctctgatcgtggccggggacttcaacaaggccaagctcaagagtgtccTACCAAATACCATCAACATGTCTCCTGTCCCACCAGAGCTCCAAACATCCTCAAACATTGCTACACTAACATCAAACATGCCTTCGGCTCTCTCTCATGTCCACACttgggcaaatcagaccacaaggctgtgctcctgctcctggcttacgagcaaaaaactgaagtgggagagtCCGATTAAGAAagccgtgcaatgttggtctgaggaaacaTATGACTTCCTTCAGGACTGCTTCAAGTTGGTGAACTGGTCAATATTCAAGAACTCAGCGACCAGCTTAAATGAGTACAGtaacagacttcattagtaagtgcgtAGAAAACTGTGTATCAAAGAAGCTAATTGAAGTGTATCCCAACCAGAAACaacggatgaacagggatatccactgtccAGGGCTGAGGCGTTCAGGTCGAGCGACCCTGACCTACACAGGAAATCCAGATATGACCTGCGgtgaaccatcaaagatgccaagagacaatactggaccaagctagagtctcaGGCTAGCCACATGAACACCCAACGATTATAGCAAAGTCGACAAGACATTACAGGCTACATGGTGAAGATGAATAGAATAGCCGGCTATAGTGCACCCTcccaggtggggggggtggggagggggggggggagggggagcataatcctccgccattttcgccaactccagtgtgatgccaccaccaaacacatcttcccttcactccctctgtcagcattccacagagactgttccctctgggataacctagtccactcctccactatcccAACACCTGTCCCGTCACTCATGgccccttcccatgcaatcgcagaaaaTGTAACCTGTCTCTTTACCtcttcaccatccaaggtccaaaacattaattccaggttaagcagtgtttcacttgcacctctttcaatttggtgtattgcattcgctgctcccaatgtggtctcctctatagcGGAGAAACCaggcgtagactgggtgatcgatttgctgaacaccttcggtctgtgctcagtcaggaccctgaccttccggttgcttgtcattttaacacacgatcctgctcccatgcccacatgtctgtccttggcttgctgcaatgttccagtgaagctcaacgcaaactggaggaacagcatctcatcttccggctaggcactttacagcattccggtctcaacatcgaattcaacaccttcagatgatttgctctatttCATCTCGGCccactttgttttcattctattttacttaattttttactgttctctaccttttatttctttgttgtctttcttgatttttctttccccccccccccaaggctctttccccctactttacgcccccttaccttttctcctccttttctaaatcttacctctgtcccatccattccccccccaccaccaccaccccccccaccaccacccccccccacccccaccaccacccacccccccaccacccccccccccaccaccccccccccccccaccacccccccccccaccacccccccccccaccaccccccccccccaccaccaccaccccccccccccaccaccacccccccccccccccccccccccccaccaccaccccccccccccccaacatcttcattttagtttctctgccgtttattctctctgtggacagctattagctggattccctggtttctgtggctatgaatcatctttcactccctcaccctgcagtataaatatctcccactttctatgccttttagctttgacagagggtcatctggactcgaatatcagcttttttctctccttacagatgctgccagacctgctgagattttctagcattttctcttctggtttcagattccagcatccgcaataatttgcttttaactcagAGAGAActcaattattttcttttaaactGTGCCTTCTAGTTCAGGTCTCTcctgcaaggggaaacatcctttcagcatccaaccTGCCAAGTCCCCTCAGTACTCTATACGTAAAACCACCTCCCaggcttctaaactccaatggatacaggcccaacctgttccaCTATTCCTCATAAGATAGCCCTTGATCCCAGGAATCAGATCTTTTCTAAACTgcttttttatttattgaatggaatgttgtcattgttggtaaggccagcatttattgcccaattgcCCTAGatatgagtggcttgctcggccatttcaaaggCAAGTTAGTAGTCAGCCatattggagtcacatgtaggccacacccaGGTAAggctagcagatttccttcccgaaagggcactGATGAACCAGATGCTTTTTTATGGCAGGCAGTTGGTGCACAACAGGATCCCACAAGATTATGActctattttgtcttttaaagagcatttagacagttacatgggtaagagtggtacagagggatagggactagcttaatggtaaaaactgggctgaagggcttgtttccatgctgtaaacctctatgactctatgatagtttcatggtcaccactactgagactagctttcaattccaggcttttgaattgaatttaaattccaccagctgccttgctGATCTTTGAACCAATACCTGGAGAGAATTTGCCTGGccatctggattactaatctagtgacatta from Mustelus asterias chromosome 8, sMusAst1.hap1.1, whole genome shotgun sequence includes:
- the LOC144497096 gene encoding uncharacterized protein LOC144497096, which translates into the protein MEGKSFKYEVCDQTLTQTSKLVRHQCVLAVEKAFQCEVCNKSFSALSNLRVHQRIHTGEKPYTCEVCDKAFTQLSSLQVHQTIHTGEKPFKCEFCDKAFATSTRFLEHQSTHTGEKPFTCEVCGKSFSRSSHFRIHQRVHTGEKPFICEVCKKSFSRSSNFREHQRIHTGKKAFQCEVCNKYFTQLSGLVKHRHIHTGERKTFTCDVCNKDFEQLWAMLAHHRIHTAGKPSESCD